The Vicia villosa cultivar HV-30 ecotype Madison, WI linkage group LG1, Vvil1.0, whole genome shotgun sequence genome includes a region encoding these proteins:
- the LOC131644318 gene encoding uncharacterized protein LOC131644318: protein MKEKHCSEFFKETKSESNESCVLSKARAMPICYCGDAAVIRRANTDKNFGKKFWGCINYKGSEQRGCGFFKWFNEEVVEDKCEDLIHKFEILSKEFEKLKCRNEDLGNRDVLVLAIRMFLVFECVV from the exons ATGAAGGAAAAACATTGTTCTGAGTTCTTCAAAGAGACAAAATCAGAAAGCAACGAGTCTTGCGTGCTTAGTAAGGCTCGTGCTATGCCAATTTGTTACTGTGGTGATGCTGCTGTGATTCGTAGGGCAAACACTGACAAGAATTTCGGAAAGAAATTTTGGGGATGTATCAATTACAAG GGGTCTGAGCAAAGAGGTTGCGGTTTTTTCAAGTGGTTCAATGAGGAAGTGGTGGAAGACAAATGTGAAGATTTGATACATAAGTTTGAAATCTTATCCAAGGAATTTGAAAAACTGAAGTGCAGAAATGAGGATTTAGGGAATAGG GATGTTTTAGTATTGGCAATTAGGATGTTTCTGGTTTTTGAATGTGTAGTTTGA
- the LOC131639776 gene encoding uncharacterized protein LOC131639776 isoform X2, with translation MLKKENLTLCFAEDWRACTMISFRINILRPDLILLQGRQLSRSWLIIIKRLRDLEVMLMRNFLSKPQADRVSNLAWAKDGQALLYVVTDEKMRPYRIYYSLIGSTDDDVLLLEESDENVHISIRHTKDFKFVTVNTLSPTSSKVFLINAADPLSGLKLVWECDAIVHCVIEHHQGYLYLFTNAPKGGQSVDYHYLLCSPEDTHSNPRKWEEVIVDDPNLVIEDVDFSDKYLALIVRENKKFQLCSVGLPLPFGKGAVKLRKLDMQFLSLPKHVCQISPGPNYDFFSSVTRFIISSPVMPDAVVDYDLATCRWNIIQQQNMLHDRTRILYGTNSSSVSVEPSDPKYSSPVHANLEDDHLWNDLSEFYACEQYAVPSFDGVLIPLTIVFARENKPNDEKPGILLGHGAYGELLDKRWRSEFKSLLDRGWVIAYADVRGGGGYGKKWHHDGRRTKKHNSINDYISCAKFLIEKDIVNENKLAAWGYSAGGLLVAAAINRFPDLFRAAVLKVPFLDVTNTLLYPILPLVADDYEEFGYPGDLDDFLAIREYSPYDNVQKDVLYPSVLVSSSFNTRFGVWEAAKWVARVRDLSIYDPKRPILLNLTTDIVEENRYLQSKESALEVAFLIKTMES, from the exons ATGTTGAAGAAGGAAAACCTTACCCTGTGCTTTGCAGAAGATTGGCGAGCTTGCACGATGATTTCATTTCGCATAAATATCCTCCGGCCGGATTTGATTTTACTACAGGGAAGACAGTTGAGCAGAAGCTGGTTGATTATAATCAAGAGGCTGAGAGATTTGGAG GTTATGCTTATGAGGAACTTTCTGAG TAAGCCTCAAGCAGACCGTGTTTCAAATTTGGCTTGGGCTAAAGATGGCCAGGCGTTGCTTTATGTTGTAACAGATGAGAAAATGAGGCCATACCG GATCTATTACAGTCTTATTGGATCAACTGATGATGATGTTTTGCTTTTGGAAGAATCAGATGAAAATGTTCATATTAGTATAAGGCACACAAAAGACTTTAAATTTGTGACTGTGAATACATTATCTCCCACATCATCAAAG GTCTTTCTAATAAATGCAGCTGATCCATTGTCTGGCTTGAAACTTGTTTGGGAGTGTGATGCTATAGTTCACTGTGTGATTGAACATCACCAAGgttatctttatttatttacaaatgcTCCCAAAGGTGGGCAATCGGTTGATTATCATTATCTTCTTTGTAGTCCCGAGGACACTCATTCAAAtccaagaaaatgggag GAGGTAATTGTCGATGACCCAAATTTGGTTATTGAGGATGTCGATTTTAGTGATAAATACTTGGCACTCATtgtaagagaaaataaaaaattccaaCTTTGTTCAGTTGGACTGCCATTGCCCTTCGGGAAG GGGGCAGTTAAATTGAGGAAGCTTGACATGCAATTCTTGTCTCTACCAAAACATGTTTGTCAAATTTCACCTGGACCCAACTATGACTTCTTTTCATCAGTCACGCGCTTTATAATATCTTCTCCTGTG ATGCCTGATGCTGTGGTTGATTATGACCTAGCAACCTGTAGGTGGAACATCATTCAACAGCAAAATATGCTCCATGACAGGACACGAATATTATATGGTACAAATTCTTCAAGTGTAAGTGTGGAACCCTCAGATCCAAAGTATTCTAGTCCCGTGCATGCCAATTTGGAAGATGACCACTTATGGAATGACCTGTCTGAGTTTTACGCCTGTGAACAATATGCTGTACCTTCATTTGATGGGGTTCTGATTCCCTTGACTATTGTTTTTGCACGTGAAAATAAGCCAAACGATGAAAAACCTGGAATATTGCTTGGTCATGGAGCTTATGGTGAGTTACTCGACAAACGGTGGCGCAGTGAATTTAAAAGCCTTCTGGACCGTGGTTGGGTCATAGCCTATGCTGATGTTAG AGGTGGAGGTGGTTATGGCAAGAAATGGCATCACGATGGAAGACGAACAAAGAAACATAATTCAATCAATGACTATATTTCTTGTGCCAAATTTCTCATAGAAAAAGATATtgtgaatgaaaacaaattggcTGCTTGGGGATATAGTGCTGGAGGGCTTTTGGTTGCTGCAGCTATTAATCGTTTTCCAGATTTATTTCGTGCCGCAGTCTTAAAG GTTCCTTTTTTAGATGTAACCAACACTCTTCTGTATCCCATCTTACCACTTGTAGCTGATGATTATGAAGAGTTTGGCTACCCCGGGGACCTCGATGATTTTCTTGCAATTCGAGAATATTCTCCTTATGACAATGTTCAAAAGGATGTTCTTTATCCATCGGTATTAGTATCCTCGTCTTTCAATACACG ATTTGGGGTGTGGGAAGCAGCAAAATGGGTAGCACGAGTTCGCGATCTTTCAATATATGACCCAAAACGGCCAATATTGCTGAATTTGACCACTGATATAGTGGAGGAAAACCGTTATTTACAGTCCAAGGAATCAGCATTAGAGGTTGCTTTTCTTATTAAGACAATGGAATCCTAG
- the LOC131639776 gene encoding uncharacterized protein LOC131639776 isoform X1, with the protein MHLLFRFPAVTRRNYLLLRHYKTAKKPPLPTATPPKAPKKPQNFSFHGITWEDPYSWMSSLNDKVAMRHMDVYMEQEEKYTEAVMSDSERIVNKLHFEMASRVPFELSTPPLRWGPWLYYRHVEEGKPYPVLCRRLASLHDDFISHKYPPAGFDFTTGKTVEQKLVDYNQEAERFGGYAYEELSEVSPNHHFLAYTMYDKDNGYFKLSVRNLNSGSLCSKPQADRVSNLAWAKDGQALLYVVTDEKMRPYRIYYSLIGSTDDDVLLLEESDENVHISIRHTKDFKFVTVNTLSPTSSKVFLINAADPLSGLKLVWECDAIVHCVIEHHQGYLYLFTNAPKGGQSVDYHYLLCSPEDTHSNPRKWEEVIVDDPNLVIEDVDFSDKYLALIVRENKKFQLCSVGLPLPFGKGAVKLRKLDMQFLSLPKHVCQISPGPNYDFFSSVTRFIISSPVMPDAVVDYDLATCRWNIIQQQNMLHDRTRILYGTNSSSVSVEPSDPKYSSPVHANLEDDHLWNDLSEFYACEQYAVPSFDGVLIPLTIVFARENKPNDEKPGILLGHGAYGELLDKRWRSEFKSLLDRGWVIAYADVRGGGGYGKKWHHDGRRTKKHNSINDYISCAKFLIEKDIVNENKLAAWGYSAGGLLVAAAINRFPDLFRAAVLKVPFLDVTNTLLYPILPLVADDYEEFGYPGDLDDFLAIREYSPYDNVQKDVLYPSVLVSSSFNTRFGVWEAAKWVARVRDLSIYDPKRPILLNLTTDIVEENRYLQSKESALEVAFLIKTMES; encoded by the exons ATGCACCTTCTATTCCGTTTCCCCGCCGTCACACGCCGCAACTACCTTCTACTCCGCCACTACAAAACGGCGAAGAAACCACCGTTACCTACAGCCACCCCTCCAAAAGCTCCAAAGAAGCCTCAGAACTTCAGCTTCCATGGAATAACATGGGAGGATCCTTACAGCTGGATGTCGAGCCTGAACGACAAGGTAGCGATGCGGCACATGGACGTTTACATGGAGCAAGAGGAGAAGTACACCGAGGCCGTAATGTCCGATTCAGAACGCATCGTTAACAAGCTTCACTTCGAAATGGCGTCTCGTGTTCCCTTCGAGCTTTCCACTCCTCCTCTTCGCTGGGGCCCTTG GCTGTACTATCGCCATGTTGAAGAAGGAAAACCTTACCCTGTGCTTTGCAGAAGATTGGCGAGCTTGCACGATGATTTCATTTCGCATAAATATCCTCCGGCCGGATTTGATTTTACTACAGGGAAGACAGTTGAGCAGAAGCTGGTTGATTATAATCAAGAGGCTGAGAGATTTGGAG GTTATGCTTATGAGGAACTTTCTGAGGTTTCACCAAATCACCATTTTCTTGCATATACTATGTATGATAAAGACAATGGCTACTTCAAGTTATCTGTGAGAAATTTGAATTCGGGTTCCTTGTGCAGTAAGCCTCAAGCAGACCGTGTTTCAAATTTGGCTTGGGCTAAAGATGGCCAGGCGTTGCTTTATGTTGTAACAGATGAGAAAATGAGGCCATACCG GATCTATTACAGTCTTATTGGATCAACTGATGATGATGTTTTGCTTTTGGAAGAATCAGATGAAAATGTTCATATTAGTATAAGGCACACAAAAGACTTTAAATTTGTGACTGTGAATACATTATCTCCCACATCATCAAAG GTCTTTCTAATAAATGCAGCTGATCCATTGTCTGGCTTGAAACTTGTTTGGGAGTGTGATGCTATAGTTCACTGTGTGATTGAACATCACCAAGgttatctttatttatttacaaatgcTCCCAAAGGTGGGCAATCGGTTGATTATCATTATCTTCTTTGTAGTCCCGAGGACACTCATTCAAAtccaagaaaatgggag GAGGTAATTGTCGATGACCCAAATTTGGTTATTGAGGATGTCGATTTTAGTGATAAATACTTGGCACTCATtgtaagagaaaataaaaaattccaaCTTTGTTCAGTTGGACTGCCATTGCCCTTCGGGAAG GGGGCAGTTAAATTGAGGAAGCTTGACATGCAATTCTTGTCTCTACCAAAACATGTTTGTCAAATTTCACCTGGACCCAACTATGACTTCTTTTCATCAGTCACGCGCTTTATAATATCTTCTCCTGTG ATGCCTGATGCTGTGGTTGATTATGACCTAGCAACCTGTAGGTGGAACATCATTCAACAGCAAAATATGCTCCATGACAGGACACGAATATTATATGGTACAAATTCTTCAAGTGTAAGTGTGGAACCCTCAGATCCAAAGTATTCTAGTCCCGTGCATGCCAATTTGGAAGATGACCACTTATGGAATGACCTGTCTGAGTTTTACGCCTGTGAACAATATGCTGTACCTTCATTTGATGGGGTTCTGATTCCCTTGACTATTGTTTTTGCACGTGAAAATAAGCCAAACGATGAAAAACCTGGAATATTGCTTGGTCATGGAGCTTATGGTGAGTTACTCGACAAACGGTGGCGCAGTGAATTTAAAAGCCTTCTGGACCGTGGTTGGGTCATAGCCTATGCTGATGTTAG AGGTGGAGGTGGTTATGGCAAGAAATGGCATCACGATGGAAGACGAACAAAGAAACATAATTCAATCAATGACTATATTTCTTGTGCCAAATTTCTCATAGAAAAAGATATtgtgaatgaaaacaaattggcTGCTTGGGGATATAGTGCTGGAGGGCTTTTGGTTGCTGCAGCTATTAATCGTTTTCCAGATTTATTTCGTGCCGCAGTCTTAAAG GTTCCTTTTTTAGATGTAACCAACACTCTTCTGTATCCCATCTTACCACTTGTAGCTGATGATTATGAAGAGTTTGGCTACCCCGGGGACCTCGATGATTTTCTTGCAATTCGAGAATATTCTCCTTATGACAATGTTCAAAAGGATGTTCTTTATCCATCGGTATTAGTATCCTCGTCTTTCAATACACG ATTTGGGGTGTGGGAAGCAGCAAAATGGGTAGCACGAGTTCGCGATCTTTCAATATATGACCCAAAACGGCCAATATTGCTGAATTTGACCACTGATATAGTGGAGGAAAACCGTTATTTACAGTCCAAGGAATCAGCATTAGAGGTTGCTTTTCTTATTAAGACAATGGAATCCTAG